Proteins encoded together in one Dasypus novemcinctus isolate mDasNov1 chromosome 9, mDasNov1.1.hap2, whole genome shotgun sequence window:
- the TRIM63 gene encoding E3 ubiquitin-protein ligase TRIM63 yields MDYKSSLIQDGNPMENLEKQLICPICLEMFTKPVVILPCQHNLCRKCANDIFQAANPYWTSRGGSVSMSGGRFRCPSCRHEVIMDRHGVYGLQRNLLVENIIDIYKQECSSRPLQKGSHPMCKEHEDEKINIYCLTCEMPTCSMCKVFGAHKACEVAPLQSVFQGQKTELSNCISMLVAGNDRVQTIITQLEDSCRVTKENSHQVKEELSQKFDVLYAILDEKKSELLQRITREQEEKLSFVEALIRQYQEQLDKSTKLVETAIQSLDEPGGATFLLSAKPLIKSIVEASKGCQLGKTEQGFENMDYFTLDLEHIADTLRAIDFGTEEEEEEFLEEEGEDEEGEESPEGKEEGHQ; encoded by the exons ATGGATTATAAGTCAAGCCTGATCCAGGATGGGAACCCGATGGAGAACTTGGAGAAGCAGCTGATTTGTCCCATCTGCCTGGAGATGTTTACCAAACCGGtggtcatcttgccgtgtcagcatAACCTGTGCCGGAAGTGTGCCAATGACATCTTCCAG GCTGCAAATCCCTACTGGACCAGCCGGGGCGGCTCAGTGTCCATGTCTGGAGGCCGTTTCCGCTGCCCCTCCTGCCGCCACGAGGTGATCATGGACCGCCATGGAGTGTACGGCCTGCAGAGGAATCTGCTGGTGGAGAACATCATCGACATCTACAAGCAGGAGTGCTCCAG TCGGCCCCTGCAGAAAGGCAGCcatcccatgtgcaaggagcacgAGGACGAGAAGATCAACATCTACTGCCTCACGTGTGAGATGCCCACATGCTCCATGTGCAAGGTGTTTGGGGCCCACAAGGCCTGCGAGGTGGCCCCGCTGCAGAGCGTCTTCCAGGGACAAAAG ACTGAGCTGAGTAACTGTATCTCCATGCTGGTGGCCGGGAATGACCGTGTGCAGACCATCATCACTCAGCTGGAGGACTCCTGCCGAGTGACCAAG GAGAACAGTCACCAGGTGAAGGAAGAGCTGAGCCAGAAGTTTGACGTCCTGTACGCCATCCTGGATGAGAAGAAGAGCGAGCTGCTGCAGCGCATCACACGGGAGCAGGAGGAGAAGCTCAGCTTCGTCGAGGCCCTCATCCGGCAGTACCAGGAGCAGCTGGACAAGTCCACCAAGCTGGTGGAGACAGCCATCCAGTCCCTGGACGAGCCTGGAGGGGCCACCTTCCTCCTG AGTGCCAAGCCACTCATCAAAAG CATTGTGGAAGCTTCCAAGGGTTGCCAGCTGGGGAAGACAGAGCAGGGTTTTGAGAACATGGACTACTTTACTTTGGACTTGGAGCACATAGCAGACACCCTGAGGGCCATCGACTTTGGGACAG aagaggaagaggaagaattcctagaagaagagggagaagatgaggaaggggaagagtCCCCAGAGGGCAAGGAAGAAG GACACCAGTAA